Below is a window of Deltaproteobacteria bacterium HGW-Deltaproteobacteria-6 DNA.
AAGGTTTTAACCGTTTCCATGGAGAACGGGTAATTGGCGGCATATTCCGTCACATAAATCTGGTCCGCGTAAATGTAGCCGTTTTCTTTTGCCTGCCTGATCAGAGCGTCTCTGTGGCTGGGGTGGGCGATATCGATGATGGCCAAGGTCCTCTCTCTGATGGACTTGCCGGCAATATTGGCGATTCCGTATTCGGTTACCACATAACGGGTTGTTCCCAGTGTTGAGCGGACGTTTTCGGGGCTGTTGTGACTAATGACAATGTTGCTATTCCCGTTTTGGTCCAGTGATCTGACGGCAACGATGGACTTTCCGCCTCTGGACAGGGCGGATGCCGTGGAAAAATTAAGTTTTCCTTCAAAACCCGGGGGGAAGTGGTCGCCGGAATTTAACAAGACGGCATTGCCCGTGATATCCACTTTATCGACATCGATGACGCTGACGAGACGTGATATCTTCGGCAGCGAGGACTGATAGCTGGCGCGAAGCAAAGGGACGAATGAGAAAAAAGGGTTATGATTGACATAATCATAGAGCCTTTGGGTGCCGAAACAGGCACTGGCCATGATGATCCCCTGATGCTCAATTCCCCGATCCAGGGCCAGAGCGCCGGACTCAGCCAGATCGATGGCCCAGTCCGATATCATATGAGAGCAGATCCGCAGGTTACTTTTCGATTTGAGATGTCTGGCGATAGCGCTGAAGACGCTTCCAACGCTCAGGGCAACCGTTGAATCGTTTTCAATAAGATTGGCGATGTGCCAGCCGATGCGGTCCGTGATATCATCAATGGCGATGCTGTTCCCGACCAGCAGGGGTTGATCACTTTCAATATAGCCGTCAAACTGATCGATATGCACGGATGTTGCGCCATGGGTGATAGGGACATTGGGGTTGATCTCGGCAATGGTAATAGGGGCGTGCTTAATGACCAGGTCCGCAACATCTGATACCACTCCCAGATTTAAGAAGCCTTTAGAATCGGGTGGAGATGTTTGAATGACAGCCACTTTCACATCCAGCGCATTGGAATGAAACAGATAAGGAATTTCGGCGAAATTGGAAGGGATGAAATCCACATTATCCTTCTGGATGCCGTAAGCCACGGCTTCGCCGACATTGAATGTTTTCCACCGGCATTTGTTTGGATGGCCATTGGTCTGGAAAAACGGCGTTTCCGGCAGAACCAGCTGGATGATTTCCAGATCAAAAAGATTGGAGTGATCCGAGTCCATAATCAGGGAGATGGTTTTTAATGGTGTTGCAGGTCCGCTGGAGATAAAGATTCGATCACCGGGTCTGATCATTTCACAGAGAGATTCAAAAGGCATTTTCCGATACATCTTGCTACATTTAGCAGTCATAAATCCACCTCTGGGCCGGATTTGATCAGAATTCCTTATGCTGCTCTGAACTATAAGAAAAGCGGTTCCGTATGTCAATTACTATTAGCACAATGAAGAAAAGATGCAGCATTTCATCAGGAGAAGAAAGGCGTTTCCTTTCCGGGCAGCGATACAGGAAACGCCTTTCAGTTGTTGTTGATATTTTTTCAGAGCATGTTATTTACCCAAAAACAAATTCCGGGGATTATCCACCATCATGGTTTTAATCTGCTCGTCCGTTACGCCCTGGGCTTTCAGCGCGGGGAGGACATTCTGGGAAATATGATCGATCCGCCAATTGGCGAGCATTTTCATGACCGGTTGCGGTGCTTCCAGAAAACGTCCCAGCCAGACGTTGACGGTGTCATGGGAAAGCATGATTTTGCCTGCATAGCCAAGCTTGCACAGTTCGGCGATATTCTTTACATTGGCATCAGTCGGCGTGATGATGTCCAGGCCGATGCGATCAAAAGCAATATAGACGCCTTTGGCGAGGATCGCTTTATGATATTCAATGTCTCTGGAATTCGACACATGACCAATCATAACCTTCCTGGGGTCCGCCCCCTCTTTAAGCAGTAAATCGGCCTCTTCAACCCCGCCGGTCGGGCCTTCCGTATGGGTGATGATGGGCACGCCCGTGGCCTTTTGGGCAACGACCGCCGCCTTGTGGACCGATATTTCATAATCGGTCATTTTGGGGCTGGTGCCGATCTTGATGACCCCCGCCTTGATGCCGGTTTTGCGGATACCCTGGGTAATTTCTTTAATGAAAAGATCGGACATCATCTTTGTAATATCGGTTCCGAACACGACTCTTGTTTTCCAATAGGCAGGCGATCCCTCATGCTCCGTGTAAAGGCCTGTGGAACAGATGATATTGAGCCCCGTCTTTTTGGCAAGGGCTTTGTACAATTCGGGATTGCGGCCGCCTGTATCATTGGGGGTGGCATCAATAATGGTTTTGATGCCGTATTTTTGCGCCGCCTTAATGACTCCCAGATTTGTTTTGAGTGCGGCCTTGTTATCCTCCGGAGCAATCGTTGCGTCGGCAAACCAGCCGGGGTAAGCAAAGGTGAAATGTTCATGCACCAGAGTGGTTCCCAGCTTGTCGGGGGAAATCGGCCCCAGTACCGAGTTGATCATTCCCGGCGGCGTGGCTTTCACTGCGGCATACAATGGTGATGATACAAATAAAAGCGAGACCAACAACAAAGGCAGGATAACAAAAAATGATACTTTACTTCTGCTGCGCTGATACATGGTGTGTCCTCCTTTATGAGAATCTAACTTGCCTTGATGCAAGCTGAAAAACAGAAGGATGTTCAGGAGCAAATGCTGACCGTCCTGCAGCCTGTCATTTTTACATCTTACGGCTGTCGTAAGCCCAGTGCAGCAGGGCTTGACGTTGTTTGCGGCGGCAGTGCAGGTCTCCCGCCGGGCAGTGTTTGGTGAGTTGGGCGATGTGTCTTTTCATGGCTTTCCAGCGTTTGATCTGCCGTTCATCATCGGGGCAGCGTCTTCCCAGATAATAGCGGCAATACCATTGAAACCAGCCGCGGGGATCTTCCGGATAAATCCAGCCTTTATCAATCCAGTAGGAGAGGGGCTTGGAGGCGTTGACGCCAAAACAGTTAAGTTTCGGATCGTGGCGCAACGGACATAGTTTGGCTTTGGTAAACCAGGAGGAAGGGAATTCCTTGCGGCAATCGGTCATGTATTTTCCGCCGAAGACGCCCATCGCAAGCATTTGTCCGGGCGTCAATTGGGGCTGGAATTCCGGATCAAAATCACGGCCTTCCGGTTTTGTCAGAAAGTAATGATAGCCTTTTTGCATCCGGTCGTTGACGATAATTTCCTTGTGTTTCATACTTACCTGCGCCGAATTAACAGGGTGGTGTTTCAAAAATATCTATACCATATGTCATTTCGAAGAAGCGATAAATCTTAATGGTTTTATAAGGTTCAAGATATCTCCCGCTGGTCGCTACGATAAGATTATACCCAGGTGTTGATGCTTCTCAATCCGCTGTTCAGGTATGACGGCTCCATTTCTATGAATGGCCATCCGGACGCGCCAGATTTTCAAAGGTCGTGAATTTATCCAGAAAAGCCAGCCTCACAGCACCGGTGGGACCGTTACGCTGTTTACCGATAATGATTTCCGCAACGCCTTTATTGGGATTCTCATCAGACTTGTTGTAAACTTCGTCCCGGTAGATAAAGGCAATGACGTCCGCGTCCTGCTCGATCGCGCCTGATTCCCGCAGATCCGCCATCTGCGGACGGCGGTCGGTCCTGTCTTCCACTTTCCGGTTGAGCTGGGACAGTGCAATCACCGGCACCTTAAGTTCCTTGGCCAGCGCTTTGAGCGAACGGCTGATTTCGGAAATTTCCTGCTCGCGCGAGTTTGTGTAGCCGCCGCCTCGCATTAACTGAATATAGTCCACAACAATTAAACCCAGACCCTGATCGGCTTTCAATCGTCTTGACTTTGCTTTCATTTCCAAAACGGTGATGGCGGGTGTATCGTCGATAAAAAGCGGTGCTTCGGACAGTCTTCCTGCTGCCGTGGTCAGCTTCGGCCAGTCGGTTTCCCCGAGGAAGCCTTTGCGCAGCCGCTGTGAATCTACTTTTGCTTCCGAAGCGAGCATTCTGAAGGCCAGTTGCTCCTTGGACATTTCGAGCGAGAAAATGGCCACGGGTGTCTGGGTTTCCAGCGCGGCAAACTGCGCGATATTGAGTGCGAATGCGGTCTTGCCCATGCTGGGGCGCCCGGCGATGATGATCAGGTCTGAATTTTGCAAACCGGAGGTCATATCGTCGAATTTTTCAAATCCGGTTGCGACGCCGGTAATGAGTTCCTTGCGCGTAAAGAGGTCTTCAATCGCGCGGAAGCTTTCCCTGACAATGTCTTTAATGGGATAAAAAGAAGGCCGGACTTTATTTTCGGAAATTTCAAAAATGTTGTGCTCGGCTTTATCCAGCACCTGATCAACATCAGAGCCTGTTTCATAGCAGCTGTTGATGATCTCGGTGGCTGACCCGATCAGACCGCGCAAAATAGCCTTCTCTTTGACGATTTTGGCATAGTTGGCCACATTGGCGGCTGACGGAACGTTATCCGCCAATGACGCCAGATAGGCGGTGCCGCCTATCGAATCCAGCAGGCTCCGGTCTTTAAGCGCATTGCTGAGCGTGATAAGATCAACCGGTTCGTTTTTTTCCGACATTTCCACAATGACGGAAAAAATTTTGCGGTGAGACTCACTGTAAAAATCCCCCTTATTGATAATCTCCAGTGCGGCGTTGATCGAACCGTTTTCCAGAAGAATACTGCCCAGAATGGACTGCTCGGCCTCGGTATTCTGCGGGGGGAGTTTATAGAGGGACGGATCGATATCTTTCATGATTCCTCGCCGACAACATTCAGCTTCAGTTCCGCTTCGATGCCTGAATGCAGTTTAATTCTGACTTTAAATTCGCCCAAGTGTTTGATCTGCTCATCATGCACAATCATTTTGCGGTCGATGACAAAGCCCTTTTCTTTGAGAGCGGTTTCAATATCCTTGGAGGTGACGGAACCGAAAATCTTGTGCTGATCGCCGACTTTTCGGGACAAGGTCAGCGTAACCTGAGACAGGCGGGCTGCCAGATCCTGCGCGCCTGCTTTTTCTTTTTGTGCCTTCTGCAGAGTGTTCTTTTTTTCTAATTCGAAGGCTTTAATATTACTAACGTCCGCCTCGACAACCAGACCTTTGGGAATCAGCAAATTACGGGCGTAACCGTCGTTGACTTTAACCAAATCTCCGGCTTTGCCCAGGGAAGGTACGTTTTGCTTTAAAATAACCTTCATAGAAAACCTCCTGTTAGCATTGAATAATATATGAAATTAATCCGTTTTTTCCTGGTCTTTATGGAAATATTTACGAAAATCAATCCAGATGTCGAAGAATCCTACTGCCGCTATTGCTATCATAAGCATTTGCTGAATCGCAATTAAAAAATAAAAAAACCAGCGGAAAAAAATCGAGAGGTTTCTATGGTTAAAAAAGAAGCTAACAATAGCAAGCCCTTGCAGAAGATAAATGAATGAAGCAACCATAAACAGGTTAATGCCGGTATAACTGATATGGGTTTGAGGGACAAAGCTCAAGCCGCCGCCGGCAATAAAAATCCAGACCAGCCAATCAGGCGCCTTCCATTCGGACAGCGTCGAAAGATTGGGCAGATCCATGCCGCGTCTGCGCAGCAGTTTATTTCCCATTAGAACATTGCTCCAGATGGTGAACAGAACCGAAATGATACAAAGGGCAGGGAAGATCCGGGTGAAAAGTTGAATGACGGTAGGCTTGCTTTCTTTAATGGCGCTGATTTCCTCGGGACTTAAAGGCAATCGGCTGTAAAATTGTATATTTAATTCCACCGCTTCCGTAATATGCTTTTCCAGCAGCTGTAAAGGGCTCATGGAAAGCTGCGCGCCCCCGTAAACAAAATAAAACACAACCGCGCCCAGAACTGCGAAAGAGGGCAGGAGTATAATGAGATCTATCGGATAGTTTTTCCGGGTTGTCTGGGCGATCATGATGCCGGCCAGTCCCATGGCCGCCAGGGCAAATACGGGAATGACGGCGTGCATGAAGAAGGATAAGAAGATCATGATGGCGAAAAGCGCGGTAAG
It encodes the following:
- a CDS encoding replicative DNA helicase — encoded protein: MKDIDPSLYKLPPQNTEAEQSILGSILLENGSINAALEIINKGDFYSESHRKIFSVIVEMSEKNEPVDLITLSNALKDRSLLDSIGGTAYLASLADNVPSAANVANYAKIVKEKAILRGLIGSATEIINSCYETGSDVDQVLDKAEHNIFEISENKVRPSFYPIKDIVRESFRAIEDLFTRKELITGVATGFEKFDDMTSGLQNSDLIIIAGRPSMGKTAFALNIAQFAALETQTPVAIFSLEMSKEQLAFRMLASEAKVDSQRLRKGFLGETDWPKLTTAAGRLSEAPLFIDDTPAITVLEMKAKSRRLKADQGLGLIVVDYIQLMRGGGYTNSREQEISEISRSLKALAKELKVPVIALSQLNRKVEDRTDRRPQMADLRESGAIEQDADVIAFIYRDEVYNKSDENPNKGVAEIIIGKQRNGPTGAVRLAFLDKFTTFENLARPDGHS
- a CDS encoding phosphotriesterase-related protein, whose protein sequence is MINSVLGPISPDKLGTTLVHEHFTFAYPGWFADATIAPEDNKAALKTNLGVIKAAQKYGIKTIIDATPNDTGGRNPELYKALAKKTGLNIICSTGLYTEHEGSPAYWKTRVVFGTDITKMMSDLFIKEITQGIRKTGIKAGVIKIGTSPKMTDYEISVHKAAVVAQKATGVPIITHTEGPTGGVEEADLLLKEGADPRKVMIGHVSNSRDIEYHKAILAKGVYIAFDRIGLDIITPTDANVKNIAELCKLGYAGKIMLSHDTVNVWLGRFLEAPQPVMKMLANWRIDHISQNVLPALKAQGVTDEQIKTMMVDNPRNLFLGK
- a CDS encoding GNAT family N-acetyltransferase codes for the protein MTAKCSKMYRKMPFESLCEMIRPGDRIFISSGPATPLKTISLIMDSDHSNLFDLEIIQLVLPETPFFQTNGHPNKCRWKTFNVGEAVAYGIQKDNVDFIPSNFAEIPYLFHSNALDVKVAVIQTSPPDSKGFLNLGVVSDVADLVIKHAPITIAEINPNVPITHGATSVHIDQFDGYIESDQPLLVGNSIAIDDITDRIGWHIANLIENDSTVALSVGSVFSAIARHLKSKSNLRICSHMISDWAIDLAESGALALDRGIEHQGIIMASACFGTQRLYDYVNHNPFFSFVPLLRASYQSSLPKISRLVSVIDVDKVDITGNAVLLNSGDHFPPGFEGKLNFSTASALSRGGKSIVAVRSLDQNGNSNIVISHNSPENVRSTLGTTRYVVTEYGIANIAGKSIRERTLAIIDIAHPSHRDALIRQAKENGYIYADQIYVTEYAANYPFSMETVKTFANNQEIKFRPIKPSDEDMMRRLFYDFSDESKFMRYFTPIRIMPHIKMQPYVNVDYDTVVSIVGTIQHKGRERIISEARYSFDKKRDKYEMAFVVDDEFQGIGIAKFMLNYLIIIARERKIKALSATVMAKNNRMAKVFETAVIKPEILEEEDEIDYIFNLA
- a CDS encoding 50S ribosomal protein L9, translating into MKVILKQNVPSLGKAGDLVKVNDGYARNLLIPKGLVVEADVSNIKAFELEKKNTLQKAQKEKAGAQDLAARLSQVTLTLSRKVGDQHKIFGSVTSKDIETALKEKGFVIDRKMIVHDEQIKHLGEFKVRIKLHSGIEAELKLNVVGEES